In a single window of the Necator americanus strain Aroian chromosome X, whole genome shotgun sequence genome:
- a CDS encoding hypothetical protein (NECATOR_CHRX.G26179.T1), protein MEHTRREVYVECTTERTLESLNYCLSSIFAHNIKLCVHTSSSSPSPPLIQRRAPLVARSLFAGPEAVGGNRIQRSHSRSVAEKVRRSKYAALMEILDYEPEERS, encoded by the coding sequence ATGGAACACACACGTCGCGAAGTGTACGTGGAGTGCACGACGGAACGAACGCTCGAATCGCTCAACTACTGTCTTTCATCAATCTTTGCACATAACATTAAACTGTGCGTGCatacgtcgtcgtcgtcgccgtcGCCGCCGTTGATTCAGCGCCGTGCGCCATTAGTCGCTCGATCGCTTTTCGCTGGTCCTGAAGCGGTCGGCGGCAACCGCATCCAGAGGAGCCATTCGAGAAGCGTCGCCGAGAAAGTGCGACGTTCAAAATATGCTGCACTTATGGAGATTCTCGATTACGAACCCGAAGAGAGGAGCTGA
- a CDS encoding hypothetical protein (NECATOR_CHRX.G26182.T2) yields MTVELYRTAENSSQFYECAPLAREEVVEYNLTDKYLGVWNLRDCPENFDFDVSRQKCIERKTMRRQQAACAKNPASTGCQAPCSGAVSIPTIGSPCDWKEAALHPDPKSNAYFVQCSPQSAGIPCGEWTRMACAPNTVFSKPSSICVSMSVQSSACGSQREPVCNCAKTAGATQCPGTSTCNKNVCCQQKDVIDNFIQHQAPLCPGSYVPPLGPCTEPCPQYSACVQGLGCCPVPVNQPKEAIQITLCPGSFSPPLGSCGSCPTGTSCSPAINACCPFATKSPPDLTFNVPSPKAEHLPDGSPALQSCSRGCPDGYSCYQGSCCPMSCPVGQTALGFCSSGACSGGGSCYTPGGCCCQETVKLPVCANGQQSQRTCSIDAECGPRMECSNGGCCPMPFCPTGEEVVAKNRLHFAQMEAELFNGAVEELNALQDLDVLLSEDVAFYRWNQCAQHKRTQSANVLPIVLAHRVQRAQWERVVPKPCPCSIRSLALDVRLQRSAMDTPRHVLSALKENGCDQYGSPCTVLLSTARRKPIIAPVGNITDAPLFFNVATERRCVVNATDVNFDPDSTCLPNEKCINGECRMKLWPGEYGCTTDDECTSRCPNTYCEKKKSDKNVAQCQCRDGQLLFGRCFSQCPPGFHESGAYCMHDDEDAFWADGDAQDRIKALLNASPC; encoded by the exons ATGACAGTCGAGCTTTACCGTACAGCAGAAAATTCCAGCCAATTTTACGAATGTGCACCCTTAGCTCGTGAAGAG gtcGTCGAGTATAACCTCACAGACAAATATCTGGGAGTATGGAACCTCAGAGACTGCCCGGAAAACTTCGATTTCGATGTATCACGCCAGAAATGCATAGAGCGGAAGACGATGCGTCGCCAACAAGCCGCCTGCGCAAAGAATCCAGCAAGTACCGGATGTCAAGCACCCTGCAGTG GTGCCGTGTCAATTCCAACCATTGGGTCTCCGTGTGACTGGAAGGAAGCTGCCCTCCACCCAGATCCAAAAAGCAATGCCTACTTTGTTCAGTGCAGCCCTCAATCGGCAGG GATCCCTTGCGGGGAGTGGACACGTATGGCATGTGCCCCGAACACTGTATTCTCGAAGCCATCTTCTATCTGTGTATCCATGTCAGTCCAATCTTCTGCTTGTGGTTCGCAGCGAGAACCTGTGTGCAACTGTGCAAAAACGGCTGGTGCCACTCAATGTCCTGGAACAAGCACTTGTAACAAA AACGTTTGCTGCCAGCAAAAGGATGTCATCGACAACTTCATCCAACATCAAGCACCAT TATGCCCTGGCTCCTATGTACCTCCGTTAGGACCATGCACCGAACCATGTCCTCAGT ATTCCGCCTGCGTCCAAGGATTAGGATGTTGCCCAGTACCAGTGAATCAGCCAAAAGAAGCCATCCAGATAA CTCTCTGTCCCGGCTCTTTCTCTCCACCTCTTGGATCCTGCGGCTCATGCCCTACAGGGACATCCTGCAGCCCAGCTATAAACGCTTGTTGCCCGTTCGCAACTAAGTCTCCACCTGATTTGACTTTCAACGTG CCATCTCCAAAGGCTGAACATCTTCCAGACGGTTCACCTGCCCTACAGTCATGCTCCCGCGGTTGTCCTGATGGTTATAGCTGCTATCAAGGCTCGTGCTGCCCTATGAGTTGTCCAGTTGGTCAA ACTGCTCTTGGTTTCTGTTCCTCCGGCGCTTGCTCAGGAGGTGGATCATGCTACACGCCAGGCGGTTGTTGTTGCCAGGAAACGGTGAAGCTTCCGGTCTGCGCGAACGGTCAGCAGTCGCAACGGACATGTTCTATTGATGCA GAATGTGGGCCACGTATGGAATGCTCGAATGGAGGATGTTGTCCGATGCCATTCTGTCCCACAGGG GAAGAGGTTGTTGCCAAGAACCGCCTCCACTTTGCCCAAATGGAGGCCGAGCTATTCAACGGTGCAGTAGAGGAGCTGAATGCCCTCCAGGATTTGGATGTACTCCTCTCG GAGGATGTTGCCTTCTATCGATGGAACCAGTGTGCCCAGCACAAACGAACGCAATCTGCCAATGTTCTCCCAATAGTGCTTGCCCATCGGGTGCAACGTGCACAATGGGAACGTGTTGTGCCAAAG CCGTGTCCTTGTTCAATCAGATCCCTGGCTCTCGATGTCAGGCTTCAACGCAGTGCAATGGATACTCCACGACATGTGCTCAGTGCGCTCAAGGA GAACGGATGCGACCAGTACGGATCACCCTGTACTGTACTCTTGTCTACAGCTCGAAGAAAGCCAATTATTGCACCTGTCGGGAATATCACTGATGCTCCAC ttttcttcaatGTAGCCACCGAACGACGATGTGTTGTAAATGCGACGGATGTGAACTTCGATCCAGACAGCACATGTCTCCCTAATGAAAAGTGCATCAATGGAGAATGCAGAAT GAAGCTTTGGCCAGGTGAGTACGGATGCACAACGGACGATGAGTGCACATCACGTTGTCCGAATACGTattgtgaaaagaagaaaagcgacAAAAATGTCGCGCAGTGTCAATGCCGTGATGGTCAGCTGCTTTTTGGCCGATGTT TCTCCCAATGTCCTCCAGGTTTCCACGAATCCGGCGCTTATTGCATGCATGACGATGAAGATGCCTTTTGGGCGGATGGTGATGCTCAAGATCGAATAAAAGCGCTACTAAACGCTTCACCATGCTAA
- a CDS encoding hypothetical protein (NECATOR_CHRX.G26183.T1), which yields MLNGLVGSESSQKTSSTSTRNYFASLDDNHEETKEMLEISDEATANGVSSMENSDDVKTAKLPHFPLFSPRSVRLWIGMLLTTGLYATVSMRVNLSMAVVCMVNSTAFSTESPANSTSEPTASPKCGAINTDIKTAAHAGYTGDLLWSPAMQSLLLSATFYGALGTISFAGILADRYGPKMIVIVATLDYVIITLLTPFLAKWSYYAYFLSRITMGIGEGFIFPCFATIVGKWFTPAEKSTVAAMYTSGNQLAAGFTSMISSYLCTLGPGWPIIFYIFGAVGCLWLILWTVFATNSPTNNRFISEEEKAYLSEHIHHGKTKISCLFHGSECSPHDP from the exons ATGCTCAATGGACTCGTTGGCTCAGAATCTTCTCAAAAAACGTCTTCTACGTCGACTCGAAATTACTTCGCCAGTCTCGACGACAACCATGAGGAGACGAAAGAAATGCTCGAGATCAGCGATGAAGCAACTGCCAACG GAGTGTCATCTATGGAGAATTCAGATGATGTAAAAACGGCGAAACTTCCTCATTTTCCGCTGTTTTCACCGAGATCTGTGCGACTATGGATCGGCATGCTACTAACGACAg GACTCTACGCCACAGTATCTATGAGAGTGAATTTGAGTATGGCAGTCGTCTGTATGGTAAACTCGACTGCGTTTTCAACTGAATCGCCAGCGAACAGCACTTCTGAACCAACCGCATCTCCGAAGTGTGGAGCGATAAACACGGATATCAAGACTGCTGCTCACGCTGGATATACG GGCGATTTATTATGGAGTCCAGCAATGCAGTCCCTCCTCCTCTCAGCAACATTTTATGGTGCATTGGGAACTATTTCTTTTGCTGGTATACTAGCGGACAGGTATGGTCCAAAGATGATAGTTATAG TTGCCACTTTGGATTACGTTATCATCACATTATTAACGCCTTTCCTGGCTAAATGGTCTTACTATGCCTATTTTTTATCCAGAATCACCATGGGTATCGGAGAG ggtttcatttttccttgtttcgCAACAATTGTTGGAAAATGGTTCACCCCGGCAGAAAAATCAACAGTTGCAGCGATGTACACCTCCGGCAATCAG cTCGCTGCTGGATTTACCTCAATGATCTCCTCATACCTTTGTACATTAGGTCCTGGATGGCCCATAATATTCTACATATTTGGTGCAGTTGGCTGCCTTTGGTTAATATTATGGACAGTATTCGCAACTAATTCCCCTACCAATAATCGATTCATatccgaagaagaaaaggctTATCTCTCAGAACATATTCATCATGGAAAAACTAA AATAAGCTGCCTGTTCCATGGAAGCGAATGCTCTCCTCACGACCCCTGA
- a CDS encoding hypothetical protein (NECATOR_CHRX.G26180.T1), which yields MRVEDGRRNYVVLPDMRVRITKFVYMVFLARRRRHAAADDLRGTPFNRHNSEVLAAEKEYGAGSNSEREWRVLTCSTGTANTKQPPQCAIERRRRSFLERALSAPVFFFSSPIAIPQRTSAVHAVLMSS from the exons ATGAGGGTAGAGGACGGGAGGCGCAATTACGTTGTTCTGCCAGACATGCGCGTGCGAATaacaaaatttgtttataTGGTTTTCTTGGCGAGAAGAAGGCGCCATGCGGCTGCCGACGATCTTCGTGGAACA CCATTCAATCGCCATAACTCTGAGGTTCTTGCAGCCGAAAAAGAGTACGGTGCTGGTTCGAATAGCGAGCGCGAGTGGCG TGTGCTCACGTGCTCAACTGGAACCGCAAACACAAAACAACCGCCGCAATGCGCTATCGAACGTCGTCGTCGCAGCTTTCTCGAGAGAGCCCTTTCGGCCcccgtattttttttctcaagccCTATTGCCATCCCTCAACGAACCAGCGCCGTCCATGCAGTTCTTATGTCATCGTGA
- a CDS encoding hypothetical protein (NECATOR_CHRX.G26182.T1): MIWIYALLPLLLAVCDANSLSGRMCMTVELYRTAENSSQFYECAPLAREEVVEYNLTDKYLGVWNLRDCPENFDFDVSRQKCIERKTMRRQQAACAKNPASTGCQAPCSGAVSIPTIGSPCDWKEAALHPDPKSNAYFVQCSPQSAGIPCGEWTRMACAPNTVFSKPSSICVSMSVQSSACGSQREPVCNCAKTAGATQCPGTSTCNKNVCCQQKDVIDNFIQHQAPLCPGSYVPPLGPCTEPCPQYSACVQGLGCCPVPVNQPKEAIQITLCPGSFSPPLGSCGSCPTGTSCSPAINACCPFATKSPPDLTFNVVQLCPNGSPALQSCSRGCPDGYSCYQGSCCPMSCPVGQTALGFCSSGACSGGGSCYTPGGCCCQETVKLPVCANGQQSQRTCSIDAECGPRMECSNGGCCPMPFCPTGVQAQMRCGNNNMICALGHLCLEGLCCPLPRCPNGIISLGVCTRSLDCGRVGVECANGACCPLPTCPNNHVSIRRCSNGCANCCPFGHSCVNGGCCPLPQCPAGGLALTMCGTRSCSVGNECVGGGCCPLPRCPSGLQATQRCQRGIGCPRGHQCENGVCCAMPTCSAGLIAASVCGMGNSCPMGFVCEVHPQKFILPQHYKFNNVDAQRGRGCCQEPPPLCPNGGRAIQRCSRGAECPPGFGCTPLGGCCLLSMEPVCPAQTNAICQCSPNSACPSGATCTMGTCCAKAVSLFNQIPGSRCQASTQCNGYSTTCAQCAQGVCVCVNGAASNGASCLQMPAKVLTLARNGCDQYGSPCTVLLSTARRKPIIAPVGNITDAPLFFNVATERRCVVNATDVNFDPDSTCLPNEKCINGECRMKLWPGEYGCTTDDECTSRCPNTYCEKKKSDKNVAQCQCRDGQLLFGRCFSQCPPGFHESGAYCMHDDEDAFWADGDAQDRIKALLNASPC; the protein is encoded by the exons ATGATCTGGATCTATGCTTTATTGCCGCTGCTTTTGGCAG TTTGCGATGCGAATTCTTTGTCTGGGCGAATGTGTATGACAGTCGAGCTTTACCGTACAGCAGAAAATTCCAGCCAATTTTACGAATGTGCACCCTTAGCTCGTGAAGAG gtcGTCGAGTATAACCTCACAGACAAATATCTGGGAGTATGGAACCTCAGAGACTGCCCGGAAAACTTCGATTTCGATGTATCACGCCAGAAATGCATAGAGCGGAAGACGATGCGTCGCCAACAAGCCGCCTGCGCAAAGAATCCAGCAAGTACCGGATGTCAAGCACCCTGCAGTG GTGCCGTGTCAATTCCAACCATTGGGTCTCCGTGTGACTGGAAGGAAGCTGCCCTCCACCCAGATCCAAAAAGCAATGCCTACTTTGTTCAGTGCAGCCCTCAATCGGCAGG GATCCCTTGCGGGGAGTGGACACGTATGGCATGTGCCCCGAACACTGTATTCTCGAAGCCATCTTCTATCTGTGTATCCATGTCAGTCCAATCTTCTGCTTGTGGTTCGCAGCGAGAACCTGTGTGCAACTGTGCAAAAACGGCTGGTGCCACTCAATGTCCTGGAACAAGCACTTGTAACAAA AACGTTTGCTGCCAGCAAAAGGATGTCATCGACAACTTCATCCAACATCAAGCACCAT TATGCCCTGGCTCCTATGTACCTCCGTTAGGACCATGCACCGAACCATGTCCTCAGT ATTCCGCCTGCGTCCAAGGATTAGGATGTTGCCCAGTACCAGTGAATCAGCCAAAAGAAGCCATCCAGATAA CTCTCTGTCCCGGCTCTTTCTCTCCACCTCTTGGATCCTGCGGCTCATGCCCTACAGGGACATCCTGCAGCCCAGCTATAAACGCTTGTTGCCCGTTCGCAACTAAGTCTCCACCTGATTTGACTTTCAACGTGGTACAATTGTGTCCAA ACGGTTCACCTGCCCTACAGTCATGCTCCCGCGGTTGTCCTGATGGTTATAGCTGCTATCAAGGCTCGTGCTGCCCTATGAGTTGTCCAGTTGGTCAA ACTGCTCTTGGTTTCTGTTCCTCCGGCGCTTGCTCAGGAGGTGGATCATGCTACACGCCAGGCGGTTGTTGTTGCCAGGAAACGGTGAAGCTTCCGGTCTGCGCGAACGGTCAGCAGTCGCAACGGACATGTTCTATTGATGCA GAATGTGGGCCACGTATGGAATGCTCGAATGGAGGATGTTGTCCGATGCCATTCTGTCCCACAGGGGTACAA GCCCAAATGCGTTGTGGAAACAACAATATGATTTGCGCTTTGGGACATTTATGTCTGGAAGGGCTTTGCTGTCCTTTACCTCGTTGTCCAAACGGAATAATCTCATTAG GTGTTTGTACACGATCACTGGACTGCGGTCGTGTGGGTGTCGAGTGCGCTAACGGGGCATGCTGTCCCCTTCCGACGTGCCCCAACAACCACGTGTCCATTCGAAG GTGCTCCAATGGTTGTGCAAATTGTTGTCCATTTGGTCACTCATGTGTGAACGGAGGATGCTGTCCGCTGCCGCAGTGCCCCGCAG GAGGTCTCGCGCTCACAATGTGTGGCACCCGTTCTTGCTCCGTTGGCAATGAGTGCGTCGGAGGTGGATGTTGTCCGTTGCCTCGTTGTCCCTCCGGGCTTCAAGCGACACAACGATGTCAAAGAGGAATTGGATGTCCTCGTGGTCAt CAATGCGAGAATGGAGTATGCTGCGCGATGCCTACGTGTTCGGCAGGATTAATCGCTGCCTCGGTATGTGGTATGGGTAACAGCTGCCCAATGGGATTTGTATGTGAAG tacatccacaaaaatttattttacctCAGCATTACAAATTCAACAATGTTGATGCGCAAAGAG GAAGAGGTTGTTGCCAAGAACCGCCTCCACTTTGCCCAAATGGAGGCCGAGCTATTCAACGGTGCAGTAGAGGAGCTGAATGCCCTCCAGGATTTGGATGTACTCCTCTCG GAGGATGTTGCCTTCTATCGATGGAACCAGTGTGCCCAGCACAAACGAACGCAATCTGCCAATGTTCTCCCAATAGTGCTTGCCCATCGGGTGCAACGTGCACAATGGGAACGTGTTGTGCCAAAG CCGTGTCCTTGTTCAATCAGATCCCTGGCTCTCGATGTCAGGCTTCAACGCAGTGCAATGGATACTCCACGACATGTGCTCAGTGCGCTCAAGGAGTTTGTGTGTGCGTGAATGGTGCAGCATCAAACGGAGCAAGTTGCCTCCAGATGCCAGCAAAAGTCCTGACTCTGGCCAGGAACGGATGCGACCAGTACGGATCACCCTGTACTGTACTCTTGTCTACAGCTCGAAGAAAGCCAATTATTGCACCTGTCGGGAATATCACTGATGCTCCAC ttttcttcaatGTAGCCACCGAACGACGATGTGTTGTAAATGCGACGGATGTGAACTTCGATCCAGACAGCACATGTCTCCCTAATGAAAAGTGCATCAATGGAGAATGCAGAAT GAAGCTTTGGCCAGGTGAGTACGGATGCACAACGGACGATGAGTGCACATCACGTTGTCCGAATACGTattgtgaaaagaagaaaagcgacAAAAATGTCGCGCAGTGTCAATGCCGTGATGGTCAGCTGCTTTTTGGCCGATGTT TCTCCCAATGTCCTCCAGGTTTCCACGAATCCGGCGCTTATTGCATGCATGACGATGAAGATGCCTTTTGGGCGGATGGTGATGCTCAAGATCGAATAAAAGCGCTACTAAACGCTTCACCATGCTAA
- a CDS encoding hypothetical protein (NECATOR_CHRX.G26181.T1): protein MGCSSMVNVSGWERYPLYDAESVFRKKQNTKHKDRNTTNDSGKSMAWAPMFRMLCSLFRRLLCETIVFSVWVMSSLRQYSTGALATALLPLLPISFMSETFYLECPFFYLPTYYVSWL, encoded by the exons ATGGGTTGTTCGAGCATGGTTAACGTTTCAGGTTGGGAACGTTATCCG CTCTACGATGCGGAAAGCGtattcagaaaaaagcaaaacacaaaacacaaGGACAGAAACACAACAAATGATTCAGGAAAGTCCATGGCTTGGGCTCCAATGTTCA GAATGTTGTGCTCGCTTTTCCGACGTTTATTGTGCGAAACGATCGTGTTCTCAGTGTGGGTAATGTCGAGCCTTCGCCAATACTCAACCGGCGCCTTGGCAACCGCATTGTTACCATTGCTGCCGATTTCATTTATGTCTGAGACGTTTTACCTTGAATGTCCGTTTTTTTATCTACCCACATACTACGTTTCGTGGCTGTGA